From Chrysemys picta bellii isolate R12L10 unplaced genomic scaffold, ASM1138683v2 scaf915, whole genome shotgun sequence, one genomic window encodes:
- the LOC135979494 gene encoding LOW QUALITY PROTEIN: sprouty-related, EVH1 domain-containing protein 2-like (The sequence of the model RefSeq protein was modified relative to this genomic sequence to represent the inferred CDS: inserted 1 base in 1 codon; deleted 1 base in 1 codon) translates to NATDSSSNSSQKREQPLRILASPTSCEHRRICTHGHIHDQYSSDHYQLEQQSIQRSYRHVSFPDDDEEIVRINPREKIWMTGYEDYRQPRSQGKYIDTDDVDSYVRFAKSDASKHDYNYPYVDSSDFDLVKXIKGAVIKTQPVKFKPRRKEDGERSRCVYCRDIFNHEENRRGQCQDAPDRVRSCIHRVSCMWCADSMLYHCMSDPEGDYTDPCSCDTSDEKFCLRWMALIALSFFAPCMCCYLPLRACYHCGVMCRCCGGKHKAAG, encoded by the exons aatGCTACCGACAGCTCTTCTAATTCTTCTCAAAAAAGGGAACAGCCTCTGCGGATACTAGCGTCTCCCACATCCTGCGAACATCGCAGAATTTGCACTCACGGTCACATTCACGACCAGTATAGCTCTGACCACTACCAACTAGAACAA CAGTCAATACAAAGGTCCTATCGACACGTCAGCTTtccagatgatgatgaggagATAGTGCGCATTAACCCTCGGGAAAAGATTTGGATGACAGGTTATGAGGACTACCGCCAGCCCCGGTCACAAGGGAAGTACATCGACACTGATGATGTGGACTCGTACGTACGTTTTGCCAAAAGTGATGCCTCAAAACATGATTACAATTATCCTTATGTAGACAGCTCAGACTTTGACCTGGTGA ATATAAAGGGTGCTGTGATAAAGACTCAGCCTGTCAAGTTCAAACCAAGACGGAAAGAAGATGGCGAGAGATCGCGGTGCGTGTATTGCAGGGACATATTCAATCATGAGGAAAACAGGCGGGGTCAGTGTCAGGACGCACCAGACCGCGTCAGAAGTTGCATCCATCGAGTCAGCTGTATGTGGTGTGCGGACAGT ATGCTCTATCACTGTATGTCTGATCCAGAAGGAGACTATACAGACCCTTGTTCATGTGACACCAGTGATGAAAAGTTTTGCCTCCGGTGGATGGCCCTTATCGCCTTGTCCTTCTTTGCCCCATGTATGTGCTGTTACTTGCCCCTTCGGGCTTGTTACCACTGTGGGGTTATGTGCAGGTGCTGTGGTGGGAAACACAAAGCAGCTGGATGA